The nucleotide sequence AGCACAATGTACTGGAggtactctgcaggtcaggcatcatctgtggagggaatggacagacggcgtttcgggtcgagacctgtctaCAGACTGATCAGGACCACAGAATTCCTCTAGCACTCAAGATGTCCCGAGCTGCAGCCTAGTAAAGTTGTCACCTTACTTGAGGGAGGCAGACAGATCCCAGTGCCGAGCAGATTCACCTACCTGTTGGAGGAGGCCAGATTCAGAGTCCAAAACGCACGCGTCGATCAGAATGTTCTGAAAGCAGAAGAATGGTCATGTTTACTTCGGAAGGTTTGGGGGATTTTCCGCGCAGCAACCAGCCCCTTCCTCCAACATTAGCATCGCACCATCCACACAACGCAGGTGAGCTCCAGCAAcgttctgcctgcatttggtgcaACTTACATTCGTTAACATTTTATTTACACAAGTATAAATTTCCACAGCTTTTTCACCAGCacttgccaggcagcatctaaggagagaaggaattggcgacgtttcgggtcggcagCTTTGACACAGGACAAGGAGgctcactcccaccctcccctctcactgTGATAaatactgacaatagacaataggtgcaggagtaggccattcggcccttcgagccagcagcgccattcaatgtgatcatggctgataatccctaatcagtaccccgttcctgccttctccccatatcccctgactccactatctttaagagccctatctagctctctcttgaaagtcacTCTAtggtcactcccaccctctcactATGATAAATGTTGGCTATGGTTATTACTCCCAGAGAGGGGATTACTCCGCACTGAGACTATGTCTCAGGCTCACACACAGAAtccaaacacaaaatgcaggagtaactcagcgggacaggcagcatctctggggagaaggaatgggtgacgtttcgggtcgagacccttcttcagacttcttcaaaccaacatctgcagttccttcctacagaattcGAACAAACTAAACAGCTCACTTGTGTAACTAAAATGTCAGCAGATGTAACAGACAGAGATTCTCCAATATTATTAGGACCCAGAACAAGTgctcacattaaatagaatggtTCTCACTGTTTACTGAAGGCTTTAATATCTTGGGGAAATTAACAAGCATTTTGTAACAAACGAAGGATAAAAATATATTGACAGTGAAACTGCAGTGACATGACATTGCCGGTAAATGAAGCCAGCGACTGGCCTTTGGGATGGATGGTGTGTGGACTGACCTTCACAACACCTTCCAAAGCTGCACCATGACAACTGCTCCCTGCTTCACTGGGTTCAGTCTGCACTGGGCCAGCTGGAATTTCAAACTGTTCACCAGGGGAGATGTTATTCATTGCTGGAGTCACGCGTGACTCAGTCAGTATAATGCTGGCCGTGGTCTGAGGGAAAGCAGCTGTGGCCaagggtttggagagatatgaacCATGTCGGCTCTCTCCTGTCCACACAATTCCTGATCATCCATGTCCTGATCCAAACACATCCCTCAATCAAAACAGCTGAAACATTTAATCATCTGCTCAGTTTCACCCTGCAACTGcgggatcttgctgtgcacaaACACACCAGGCTCCCTGTACACCAGTGACTTCAGAAAGGATGTCAAGAGCTGTCAGCTCCTAACATACACATTGTTTAGCCTCCATCAACACATTGAATCAATGTTCAAACTCacatttgtagtcaatgcctactatgttctgttgtgctgaagcaaagcaagaatttcattgtcctatcaggaacacatgacaataaactcacttgaacttgaacctgaacATTCTGGGAAAAGGAACTGAGAAAatactcaaagatagacacagagtgctggagtaattcagcgggtcaggcagcatctgtggagaacatggataggtgacgtttcacagagtgctggagtaactcagcggaacaggcagcatctctgggcaacattgataggtgacgtttcacagagtgctggagtaactcagcgggtcaggcagcatctctggagagaaagaatgggtgacatttaaaactcaacctgtttctgtgctgcaaagaTAACGTTCATAACATTCATGTATTGAGCTGCAGAGTCTTCAGCCGCTTGAATAACCTGTGGAGAAACAAACGACAAATCTAAACGTGTCTGACATCATCTCCACATTGAGCTGCAGTGTGGGGAAAAGGCCCTGCAGGTGATTAGTGGCAGCGGAGTGGTGTTGTTTATTaatgtcgcgtgtaccgaggtacagtgaaaaactgtgtGCGCTACCTGGTCAAATCATAACATGCAATCATGATGTATAATAATATACCATCACACCTACACAAATACAATGGGTAGTACCGAGAAAAAACAGAAGCTTTATAGCATTCGTTACTGAGAAAAAGTCCCAAGACCTCAATGATGTAGGCTGTAAGATCGGGCCTGCATCCGAGCTTATGGGTGGACTGTTCAGTCGTCTGATCACAGCGAGGTTCCTGACTCCGTGGTCACTTGTGCCCCATCTCCCTCTTTACCGCCCCTCCCACACCATAGCCTCGTGtgctccctgcccccccctcagGCTGGGGGCTGTGTAACATCCAAGGTCTGTTTCCCATCAGATCCCTAGGCCACACCTGCAATGTAACAATCCACCCCCACAATACAACAGCTACACGTCTTCACAATTAGTCACAGAAGGCAGAACACTTACCAGGATTCGGGATTTCAGCTCATGGATGGCTGCATTTGGTAGAAAAGAAATAAAATTAGATTTGTAAAGTTCAAACTGCGAGTTACAAAAAATACATCCACTATTCGTAAATCTGCATATTGTCACACACGCATTCAGAGCTTAAATTGAAAATAAACATGGTGTGAAATGTCACAGGATTAGGGCGAGGCCATTCCTCCCCTCTATTGAGGCAAGTTCACACCTGAACTCCATCGTACGCCCACAAAATACTGCAGACAGACGCTGTGAATCTGAAATATagacagaatgctggaaatactcagcagatcaggcactgTGTGGGAGAGAGAAACTATGGTGATGTTTCACAGGAACCTTCCCTGAACACCATTTACACAGTTCCAGGATCCTCACCACCCGGACTGCAAAATGCACCCACCTTCGTTTTTATATTTCAATTGATCCCAGCGTCAGTTCCAAATCCTCACAGCATTTGGGTGTAAGCTTGGCCTGGCTCGAATTCTACATTTCTGCCTATATTTTGTGTTCCATCAAAGATACGGTCTCTCTTTATCTACCCCATAACTTGTTTAATCAGCAAACATTATTAagttataaaaacagaaaatgctcattgagtaagcagatcaggcagcgtctagGAAGAGATAAACAAGGTTAAAGTATCAGGTCAAAGACTCTTTGTCAGAATTGTTGTTTGTGGGTATCAGGATAAGAGTTAAGGGCAGCCCAGTGACTGAGCATTCAAAGCCCTGCCTGAGACATGCCTTgtacaatggtcggcatggaaacgctgagccaaagggcctgtttcattgctgtaccACTCTCTAACTATCATCATTCTCGCCTGCATCGGGAGTGTTGAGACTGCGTTGGATTCTTCATTCACACCGCCTCCATTTGGAGAAACGAGCAGCCTGCATAACAGCATCAGAATCCAGCTGTCAATTGTTCAATTCAATCTGACTTTAATAGTGAATCATTCTTAACTAAGGAAAGCACAGCCTTAGTCTCAGTAAACATACATGTACCATCCAATAAACATACATGTACCATCCAATAAACATACATGTACCATCTAGTAAACATACATGTAACATCCAGTAAACATACATGTAACATCCAGTAAACATGCATGTACCAtccaataaaaatacatgtaacaTCCAGTAAACATACATGTAACATCCAGTAACCATACATGTAACATCCAGTAAACATACACGTAACATCCAGCAAACATATACGTACCATCTAGTTCTTTATTCACTTTGTGAATATCTTGTATCAGAAGCATTAAGATAAACAACAGCATGAGAACATGGAAGTTAGACGTAAACATTCCTGTTTCAATGGAATCAACAGCTCAATGTTGCTCCAGTAAATGAGCCGGGACTGGGTGGATTTCCAGCGCGGATGCCTGAAGGTGTGTATGCGCTGGTCAGAGGGCAGCTAAAGAAGTGTATGTGGGACAACATCTCCGGTAGGAGTGAACACCTGCACAAGGTTCACATTTCGACTGGCAGCTGACAGACATTTGCTTCCCCGTTAACGTTCTGTGTCGCAACTATGACCAGCAGGAAAACTAGTGATGAGATAAGATTGCAATCTATCccccagtgctggagaaactctgcgggtcaagcagcatgtaCGGAGGGAACGGGCAGGCGACAATTCGGGTCAGGTCCATCCTTCGTATAATGATGGGAAGCATTAGGGAGGTGTGGAGGGCAGATGGAACCGGATCAGACAAGAAACTGTTCAACAATTAGCAACTTGCAATCTTCCCAGTGTGGTCAGTAGTGAGGCCACAATACATGGCATCAAGCAAACATCGACAGACGATGAAACGTTGGCCGTGACGTCATTAACACAAGAAAGGCACAGATTGTCGAGCAAGGATACAGCAAAGTGCTTTTGCCAAAGATCCGGCCAGCAGAGTCTCTGTCAGATGTGCTCTCACCTCAGCTGCAACATAAAGGAGAGGATGTCAAGTACACGGAGCCACAACACAGGCAGGGTGTGTGCGAGTCTGTTGGAAGCTCCAACTCACTCTTTGCCATCAGGTCCTTGATCTCCTCGGTGATAATGTCGTTTCCGAAGGCCAGGAGCTCATACTTTCCATCCTTGCTACCCGACCAAGAGGATTCTGCAGAACTGCTCTCACTACTTTCGGCAAAGCTTCCCGATTTCCACTGTTTGCCTGGGTACAGGAAGCGGCTGCAGAAACAAGAAGCATAAAGAGCTGGATCCCATTCCCACTCCATCCCCGTGCAGCAGCTGCATGCAGGGAGCTCTGGTGCTGTCTTACCTCTCCTGACTGTGACTGGCGATCATCGCAAGtctgttgttgcggctcatgaCCAAGTGTGAGTTTCCCATCACCAGCACTGCGTCCATGCATTTTGACAGCGTGAACTGAAACAAGGCAGAAACCACGACAGTTCAGTTGTCCAAACACAAACCCACAGATTGCATGTCAGTTGTGAGGCCACAGATGCTCCataatgcagcgtggaaactatCATGAACGCAGAGGGAAAGCCTTGGatatctctggagcatcggaggctgagggaacATCTGATAGAAGGGGAAGGAAATGAACCTAAGGATGACCAGAGATTAAAATACAGGAAAAAGAGGAGAGATGACCAGATTAATGAGGGGAAATTCAACTGGGGAAGTAAAGTGGAAACAAATCGTCAAAGAGAGAGAATGAGTACAGCGGCAGGAATCGTGGAAAGAAATACAGAGAGATCGAGCTGTGACCCAGAGAAGGGATTGTAGAGTAGGTGAGGCTTGTCAAGGAACAGTGGAGGCAGAGGGCTTGCAGAGTGACCAAGTGGGAACGTCACATCAGTATTTACCGAGCACGTTGTTCGAGCCCCATTTCAGGAAAATGTCGCCCAGATTGTGGGTGGACTAAACATTGATAATGAGGCACCTTGAGCATTAGATCAGTGACAACAGCACTCTTTTATTAATGTATATTGACAACTTTAACCACGGAAACTAAGCAACACTGCAGATTGGTGCACTTTGTGTTTAAGGGAATGTCAACAGCTCTCTGTGCCCCAACAATGGTGGGAAACTCCACAGGTATCACACAGGTATCCAGTGGGAAACTCCACAGGTATCACGCAAGCCACAATGCACACCCCAGGAAAACCCTTTCATCAGAATAAACTGGCGGTTTGTGTAAGCGATGGTGACAGGCTGGATTATCGATATTTGTATTCATCTCAGTAGAGAAAGTCAAAGTGATTCTGAGAGACAGGATCCAcctacatttggaaaggcaaggactgattagggatagtcggcATGGCTTTATAAGGAAAAAATCATGACTCAACAATTGTTTTTGAGCAGGCGATGAAAAAGGGTAGAGTGGCAGAGGTCTCCATGGATGTTGGCAAGACTTAGTCCCGCGTGGTCAGTTCATCTGCAAGGTCAGATCACACAGAACTGGGGGAGTGGAGCGGGTGAACATGGGGTGGGGGcttgggggtgtgggagaggggatgaAAATGGGAGGATCGGAGGTGGATcagaaggagagaggggtgggggagaggaagtgGGGAACAGAGTGGAACTGAACATTCAGTCTCACCGACACCTTGATTTAAAGAACCTATTGTGGTCTTCAGAAGCGTGTCATTATCTCCAGTAACATTACTTAGATTGGAGGCCTGTGCCTCAGGAATCAGAGTTCACTGTTGTTGTCGTCTCTATCAACCATTTGGTTTGTAAACTTGTTAACATCTTCTGAAGGAAAATTATCATTTAAATTAAACAACGTTAGGTGGCTCCAATGTAATTTCTTACCGTTGATTCTTTCAGGATCTGCTGTCCCCACCAAACGgggttaacatccaccacaataacAAGCAGGCTGATATCCTCATCTGTATGGGGAATGAAAGGAATATGTGGTCGACCGGTGTAGATAGTGTCACGGTCTCTGAAGGCGACAATTTTCATCTACCTCCTCCTCCTGGTTTCATTCACATCTACCACACATTTCACCACAGAACCCTCTAACccgacaggtagacaaaagtgctggataaactcagcgggtgcagcagcatctatggagcgaaggaaataggcaacgtttcgtcccgaaacgttgcctatttccttcgctccatagatgctgctgcacccgctgagtttatccagcgcttttgtataccttcgattttccagcatctgcagttccttcttaaaccctctaACCCGACAGTTCCtttcccccacagatgttgctcgatccgctgagtccctccagcagttcATTTGGTTTTTGCACAAGATGTAGTTTATTTTGCTGAATTCAGTCAGTGGGGAACACAACAGTGATGGTTTAAAACCATCAGCCACATCATGACTGAGAATTCAAACTGGTTTGCAGTGAGATCTGTGATCTGTAGCGGGTCTGAACCAGACACGTCCCGCTGAGGCAGCAGTCACTCTCGCCACAGCCGTGGCAGCCGGActgtcacagacagacagacagaggaggGAAtgtgggagaggggcagagaggagggagggagagaggactgtgcggggggggggggggggggggggggggggcatgtaggtgggggagggggaagagaggagtgtAGAGTGGCTGGGAGACAATGGGAGAGGGGACGGTGCAATGCAGGAGGCTGGAGGGCGGAGGGGAAGAgttgaagaggggagagggagagtgggggggggggggggggggggagaggggagtgggggggagaggggggagaggggagacgatgAGAAGGGTGTAGAGtagcggggagaggaggaggaggaggtgggtggaggggggcagAAGGAAACGTGCAGGCGGGGAGATGAGCTGacgggatgaatgagggggggggggggaggggagctgggGCGCTGGGGGAGccggggagcggggagagggaaCGCGGGGAGGAGCCGCCACTCACCGGCCGCCATCGACCCGCCGCTTCCGGCCCGGACCCCGGTGCGACGCTGACACACGTCCGGGTGCCGTTCCCCGCCCGCGACCCCTCGCTGCCCGGACCGGCGCCGCCGCTCTGGTTGTCGGGGGACGGGTTAGTGGAGAGACCGGGACAGCGATCCGTCTGCTGACGGGTCCCCGCGTCCGGAGGCGATGGATGagctgggtgaggggggggggggggggtgatgagctggggatgggggggggggggggggaggatgagggggggggggggggttcttctGCCCCGTCTAGGCTCGTCCTGTCGCCCACATCCTGTAAACTTTGCCCATCCgcggacctgtccaaatgtcttgtctCGGGGAGACTGACTTGCCGCGGGCTGGTGTTGTGCTGCGGTCACTGCTGGAGGGAGCCAGAGAGGGAGCCCAGACTCGGGGGAGATATTGACGTGGATGGTTTTAATCGCTTGCAATGTTAATGTAATCACCCAGACTAGAGGTTTGTGTGTCCTGAGATACAGCAAGACACGTTGTGGAGAGTTCCATCACATTgtcgaggtgtagatggtgtcagGGGGTGAGTCCCTGGGCACCAGACCTGCTGTCGTTGACACGGGATCTGTGAGGCTGGCCCCTTGAGTTTGTGCTAAGGATGGTGATCCGTGATGCAATGGATCGGATGTGGATAGATATCATTGTTGGACCAGATCATTGTCTCCATTATGGTGCCTTTGTGATCAGCCCACCTCAGCCTACGCAGGCATGCACAcagatcatagagcggatcttTGGGCATGCATGTTCTACTGGCCAAGGGAGTTATCAATGAATTGAATGTTTATGTTGATTGCTAATCCCCATAAATAAATGCCTGTCTGTGCTTCAACCCAACCTTTGCAGAGCTTGTAGACTATTTCAAAACTCAAATGAGGGAGAATGAAGATgttgcatctgcagttgctgccATTCGCACCTTGCTAGAGTTTTTGAAGAGAGACAAAGGTAATGTAGTTTATAACTAATTTCTGCACCTGTGTTTCATTTATTGTGACAGTTAAATGAACTGTCCACTCTCACAAGCTTCACAATTATACAATTTATAAAGTAACCGGGAAATGTATGTGCTGGGCAGGATGTGCTAAGTTTTTATTGGATAAATGCTGCATGGTTGGTCTAGAAATATGAACACTGTAGGAATAAAGCTGCAaatttactgtgtgtgtgtgattctgaAATTAGGCGAGACCCTCCAGGGGCTGAGAGAGAATCTGAAGGCAGCTATAAAAATCCTCAGCAGTGTGGACTCGTCAGTGGCCGTGTCTTCAGGCGGTGAACTCTTCCTCCGCTTTATCAGcctgacatccctggaacatCCGGTGTGTATCTCCGCGGTTTCTCCGTGTCTTTGAATGTGGCCAATGGaatctcccccccacacctcaaTTGCACTCTGAAACCTCTCTCTTGCCTAATCTTTTCGTCACCTTTCCTGTTCTTGCATGCATGTCCCAATGTAAGATATTGTTTAATAATGTTCTCGTGAGGTGCTTTGAGTTGCCGCTGGTGTGTACTGTAGGCCAGGTGTTTGCCAGTGATCTGGCGGAGCAGCACTGGTGTGTGGACACCAGCCCATCCTTGATCACAAACCTCGGCAAAGAGTTTGGACCACAAGTCCAGGATCTGCCGACCAACAAAGAGACCCGGCTCTCACCCGTTTATCTGCAGTAACAGTGGACAGAATAGGACAGGAGTCCAAGCTCCGAGTACTGGTATATCGATGTCTCACACTTCAGGCAGCCCTGACATTCCCCCTCTCacgatccctcccccacccaagttgcatcagcttctcattttcatcatcctacaaacagccaacaatggcctgctttctttatcatcgttacttttttgcatatcattgattcattgttctttatctctctacgtcATCATCtataatctctcgtttcccttatccctaaccagtctgaagaagggtctcgacccaaaacgtcacacattccttctgtccagagttgctgcctgtcctgctgagttactgcagcactttgtgtctgtctctgagTGCTGCTGATACTTTTATGTTGGTTTTGTTGTTCTTCCAAAGAACTGGTGAAAGACAGTACATTCCATGCACATAGAGTGGAAATAATTTTCTGTTCCTGATCTGTGTTAATGCTTAAAATGGGAGCTGTCTGGCATTGTGCAGGTGATGGACATTCACAAAAACATCCCACCCAAAAATCGGAGACTAGAATTAAAGTAACTCCACGGAATTTATGTGggaataaaattttaaaaatcaacacTTTTTTAAAGTCTTGTTTCTTGGCCCATGTACAGGTGAGGCAGCttcacatctgcagttgcttgagtggtctttgattatgttgcctgctttCTCAAGGCAGTGTGTATGTTGCCTGCTTtctcgaggcagtgtgaagtgtagatggtggggaatctggtctgtgactgggctacatccacagctctctgcaatttcctgcggccttgggcagagctgttgccaaaccaagctgtgattcgTCCCAACAGTGTGCTGTCTATGGTGTATCTGTTGATGTTAGTGAGAATACTTACCTGTTATTGCCATTAACTGGGTTTAAACGTTTGTGTTTCAGGATTATTCAATATGCAAAAAGACGATGATAGACCGAGGGGAGCTTTACTTGGAAAGAATTTCAGCTTCAAGGAAGAAGATTGCGAACCTGTGTCACGCGTTTATAAGTGACGGCTCTGTGAGTATGGAATGGGTTGTGCAAAGATGCATCGAATCCTGGTTGCCCTTGTCCCACTGCCAGGCACCTGGGCTGTTCTTGTCGATAATAGCAGCAGGATGAGAGCATAGCCAGGGTggtttgggtctttgatgatgtgggTCTTGGAGGCCGTGCTTCCTGTAGGTCATTCCagtgtggggaggtcagtacctgtgatggagcgGCAGTGTCCACCAATTTCTACTTCGATCCGCAGCCTTCAAATGACTGAACCAGGCCGTAATGCGTATGAAATCCAATTGGTTCCTTTCTTTGAGATTTTTACACTTCcagttatttttagtgtttgtgaAAACAAAATTATAACCTGGCATTTCCAAACATGAAGATGTGACATCCCATCCCCTGACATTTACAGAATAACCACACAGGGCCCTAGGGTTGCATCAGGATCCTTTAGATTCACTCCCTTCATCCGGTACTTTGTTACGTCaggtcattgccacagacggctgtggaggacaagtcttgTGGGTATttataaagcggagattgataggggcttgattagtaatggtgtcgggggttgagagggaaagatagatcagccatgattgaatggcggagtagactcgatgagccgaatagcctaattcggatcctatcatttatgaacttgagATCAGGAAGAATTGTCCCCAGTCCTAAAAATCCTGCCTGTTGTTATAATCCACCTCCACTTCTTTCTCAGAAAATATTGACGCATTCCTCTTCGCGGGTGGTGCTACGAGTGTTGGAGAGAGCGGCCAGAGCCAAGAAACGCTTCAGTGTGTATATCACAGAATCACAGCCCGACTCCTCAGGGTGAGTTCAGAGCTCAGGACCAACTCCTGGCCAGCGTCTGTGACTTGTTCTCTCTCTAGTCTACATCTACCCACCTCTGATATGGGATACgcactaggtgtcagctgctctacatctgctctacatcagtgagaccaagcgcaggcttggcgatcgtttcgcccaacacctccgctcgttcgcactaactaacctgatctcccggtggctcagcacttccgaatccgacctttctgtcctgggcctcctccatggccagagttagtcccaccacaaattggaggagcagcatctcataggcagtttgcaccccagcggtatgaacattggcttctccaatttcaggtagtccctgctttctccctccttcccctccccttcccagctctcccacagcccactgtctctgcctcttcctttcttctttcctccccccccacctccacatcagtctgaagaagggtctcgacccaaaatgtcacctattccatcgctccatagatgctgcctcacctgctgagtttctccagcattttatgcagcTTATAAACCAGCTTCACTCCAGGAAGAAGTGACCGAGCTTCTCCAGAATCACCTGGTAACTGACTGCTCCAGGCAACAAGCCCCATGCCTCCcgtagtaaatttcctctgttcCTGGGGATTCAGCTTTAAGCCTAATACATCCAGCTCTTTCTCCTGGGAATGCTACTTTGTTAAAGGCTGAATCGGAAATTTATTGAAATGAAAGTTTCAAACCGTTCTCGGATTTATTGTCTTCCAGGCTTAAAAGtgcagaaagtctgaagaagttgaACATTCCAGTGACTGTGATCCTTGATGCCTCAGTGGGGTGAGTGGGCAACCGCTCGTTACTGGTCTGGGGATGTTACTCACACAACGTTTAAACCAGTCGGATTATCCGCAATACATCGCTGTATTCTGGCTCCCCACACAATCGTCTTTCTTTGGTTGCAGGTACATTATGGAGAAAGTGGACTTGCTTCTGGTCGGGGCTGAAGGGGTAGTGGAGAGCGGAGGGATCATTAACAAGGTAACGTTCCACAAGTACTGAGTCTGAAAaaggagtcttgacccgaaatgtcacctatccgtgtgctccagagatgccccttgacctgctgagatactccggcACTTGTGTCTTTTCCCGACTGAATCTAACGCTCTCTCATCACGGGAGTCAA is from Leucoraja erinacea ecotype New England chromosome 25, Leri_hhj_1, whole genome shotgun sequence and encodes:
- the gtf2h3 gene encoding general transcription factor IIH subunit 3, producing MAADEDISLLVIVVDVNPVWWGQQILKESTFTLSKCMDAVLVMGNSHLVMSRNNRLAMIASHSQESRFLYPGKQWKSGSFAESSESSSAESSWSGSKDGKYELLAFGNDIITEEIKDLMAKTEVRAHLTETLLAGSLAKALCYIHKVNKELDAIHELKSRILVIQAAEDSAAQYMNVMNVIFAAQKQNILIDACVLDSESGLLQQAADITGGLYLKIPQLLALTQYLLWVFLPDPEQRSQLVLPPHVHVDYRAACFCHRNLIEIGYVCSVCLSIFCNFSPICTTCETAFRIALPPVLKAKKKKPRHPTLNYLAS
- the eif2b1 gene encoding translation initiation factor eIF-2B subunit alpha — encoded protein: MDELELVDYFKTQMRENEDVASAVAAIRTLLEFLKRDKGETLQGLRENLKAAIKILSSVDSSVAVSSGGELFLRFISLTSLEHPDYSICKKTMIDRGELYLERISASRKKIANLCHAFISDGSKILTHSSSRVVLRVLERAARAKKRFSVYITESQPDSSGLKSAESLKKLNIPVTVILDASVGYIMEKVDLLLVGAEGVVESGGIINKIGTYQMAVCAKSHNKPFYVVAESFKFVRLYPLNQQDVPDRFKYTAEILKSAKNLAEEHPTVDYTPPSFITLLFTDLGVLTPSAVSDELIKLYL